One Brassica napus cultivar Da-Ae chromosome C4, Da-Ae, whole genome shotgun sequence genomic region harbors:
- the LOC106402164 gene encoding copper transport protein CCH-like — MSQTVVLKVGMSCQGCVGAVNRVLGKMEGVESFDIDIKEQKVTVKGKVEPEAVFQTVSKTGKKTSYWPVEAEAEANAEAEPKVETETKPEAETKTEGKVVEVLGAKVDATKVEPEADVEPKLAETETKTEGKADDEVLDAKVDPKVDAKADVEQKLVEAETKPPQV; from the exons ATGTCTCAG ACCGTGGTCCTCAAAGTTGGTATGTCATGCCAAGGCTGCGTTGGTGCCGTCAATAGGGTCCTAGGCAAAATGGAAG GGGTTGAGTCATTTGACATTGATATAAAGGAACAAAAGGTGACGGTGAAAGGTAAAGTAGAGCCTGAGGCAGTTTTTCAAACAGTTTCCAAGACTGGAAAGAAGACTTCTTACTGGCCCGTGGAGGCTGAGGCTGAGGCTAACGCCGAGGCTGAGCCTAAGGTCGAGACTGAGACAAAACCTGAAGCTGAGACTAAGACTGAGGGTAAGGTTGTTGAGGTACTGGGTGCTAAGGTTGATGCTACTAAGGTCGAGCCTGAGGCTGATGTTGAACCGAAACTCGCAGAAACGGAGACTAAGACAGAGGGTAAGGCTGATGATGAGGTACTTGATGCCAAGGTTGATCCTAAGGTCGATGCTAAGGCTGACGTTGAACAGAAACTCGTTGAAGCCGAGACTAAGCCACCACAAGTTTAA